The proteins below come from a single Planctomycetaceae bacterium genomic window:
- a CDS encoding glycosyltransferase family A protein produces the protein MQDPEFSIIIPARNEERLIGQTIDHVLAAGSHFAATGRDSPARHWELIVVDNGSTDGTQAVLERYAGRPEVSVVHLETAGAARARNAGRARARGRILLFVDADTMIPPDCLRRIADHCHQRDNAAGITSLGTLDGGFRARLWWGFWNSVRRLPLAKAKAMPALMFCTAGAFDTHGPFDEDVAIGEEWPILAGLYRRSPEAVVYDRSIVARSSSRRMDRRPFGYSRTFLRYVWAILHRSGRINYGDKIR, from the coding sequence ATGCAGGATCCGGAATTCTCCATCATCATCCCGGCTCGCAATGAAGAGCGGCTGATTGGTCAGACGATCGACCACGTACTGGCGGCTGGCAGCCATTTCGCCGCGACAGGCCGGGATTCTCCTGCGCGTCACTGGGAACTGATCGTCGTGGACAACGGCAGTACTGACGGAACGCAGGCGGTTCTGGAACGCTATGCCGGTCGTCCTGAGGTATCGGTCGTGCATCTGGAAACCGCGGGAGCCGCTCGCGCTCGCAACGCAGGTCGCGCGCGAGCTCGCGGCCGAATTCTGCTGTTCGTGGACGCCGACACGATGATTCCGCCCGACTGCCTGCGGCGAATCGCCGATCACTGCCACCAGCGCGACAATGCCGCCGGAATCACTTCCCTGGGAACTCTGGACGGCGGATTTCGGGCCAGACTTTGGTGGGGATTCTGGAATTCCGTCCGACGCCTGCCGCTGGCCAAAGCCAAGGCGATGCCCGCGTTGATGTTCTGCACGGCCGGAGCATTCGATACTCACGGTCCCTTCGATGAAGACGTCGCGATCGGCGAAGAATGGCCGATCCTCGCGGGCTTGTACCGCCGATCGCCGGAAGCCGTCGTCTACGATCGCTCCATCGTCGCTCGCTCGTCAAGCCGCCGCATGGACCGCCGCCCATTCGGATATTCGCGTACGTTCCTGCGATACGTCTGGGCCATCCTGCATCGCAGCGGACGAATCAACTACGGTGACAAAATCCGGTGA
- a CDS encoding bile acid:sodium symporter family protein — MNNKTTVRLCLLSAALCVVGEIARSRIAAAVPAGTFLIGGVALLALASNLSTKARGFAFSLWVGAFVAAAMVFPAAFLSWGGFELKRLIVPLIQLIMFGMGTMLSLTDFARVLQMPKAVLVGIVLQFTVMPLCGALLAAVFGMHGEVAAGIVLIGACPGGVASNVMTYISRGNVALSVTMTACSTLVSPLMTPLMMKLLAGQYVEIVFVDMMMTILEIIIVPIGAGLIANAVLRMLNLRGPWVDRLLSWLAMASICYIIAIITALSRDQLLSVGATLIAIAVIHNSVGYVLGYYGAAIAGLDESARRTVAIEVGLQNGGMASGLAVNVLKSSDAALASAIFGPWMNISGSVLASWWRSRPPEDGKPEPADNSNPDTIGPDTIGPDTSGAQSSNPYATKHSVD, encoded by the coding sequence GTGAACAACAAGACGACTGTCCGTCTGTGCCTGCTGTCGGCGGCGCTGTGCGTTGTTGGCGAAATTGCTCGTTCGCGAATTGCAGCCGCAGTTCCCGCGGGAACCTTCCTGATCGGCGGCGTGGCGCTGCTGGCTCTGGCATCAAATCTGTCGACGAAGGCACGCGGCTTCGCGTTCAGCCTGTGGGTGGGCGCTTTCGTCGCGGCGGCGATGGTCTTCCCCGCGGCATTCCTGTCGTGGGGTGGATTCGAACTGAAACGGCTGATCGTTCCGCTGATTCAGCTGATCATGTTCGGCATGGGAACGATGCTTAGCCTGACCGACTTTGCCCGCGTTCTGCAGATGCCCAAAGCGGTGCTGGTCGGCATCGTGCTGCAGTTTACCGTAATGCCGCTGTGCGGAGCATTGTTGGCGGCGGTCTTCGGAATGCACGGCGAAGTGGCCGCCGGCATCGTTCTGATCGGCGCGTGTCCCGGCGGAGTCGCGTCGAACGTGATGACGTATATCAGTCGAGGCAATGTGGCTCTGTCCGTCACGATGACCGCGTGTTCGACACTGGTCTCGCCACTGATGACTCCGCTGATGATGAAGTTGCTGGCCGGCCAATACGTGGAGATCGTTTTCGTCGACATGATGATGACCATCCTGGAGATCATCATTGTTCCGATCGGAGCCGGCCTGATCGCCAACGCCGTGCTGCGAATGCTGAACCTGCGCGGACCATGGGTCGACCGCCTGCTGTCGTGGCTGGCGATGGCTTCCATCTGCTACATCATCGCGATCATCACGGCCCTGTCGCGAGATCAACTGCTCAGCGTCGGCGCGACTCTGATCGCCATCGCCGTGATCCATAATTCGGTGGGCTATGTCCTGGGATACTACGGGGCCGCTATTGCGGGGCTGGACGAGTCCGCTCGCCGCACGGTTGCAATCGAAGTCGGTCTGCAGAACGGAGGCATGGCGTCCGGTCTGGCAGTCAACGTCCTGAAGAGTTCCGACGCCGCGCTGGCATCGGCAATCTTCGGTCCGTGGATGAACATCTCCGGCTCGGTACTCGCCTCCTGGTGGCGCTCACGACCACCGGAAGATGGCAAACCCGAACCCGCTGATAACTCCAACCCCGACACCATCGGCCCCGACACCATCGGCCCCGACACCTCCGGCGCACAGTCCTCAAACCCGTACGCCACAAAGCACTCCGTGGACTGA
- a CDS encoding PQQ-dependent sugar dehydrogenase produces the protein MLRFRLTRLMLAAMCAAMVVCFVGLQQVPADTTSAEIEAYREFAMAHLGDPERGRRLFEEHETLSCTACHRITGLEKSGPNLDGIGDKFTRTELIRQVLEPSAEIKPGYEQTVVVTSDGVTLAGRVERATKLEVRLIDAKGRQTNFARDDIDELHVSLKSLMPDNIVTTVSKEQFADIIAYMQTLKFGVKTGLAAGGRAVDIPRLTKPVRFIPASSDAVRFENPVYCNSIPGLPGQLMVVEHALARVWRLIPDTDNPRKELFLDLSDEVHVSPNQGIMCLAFHPRFEENGRYFLEYEVEEAGQVRTTIAERKASADRLSDSGQPSIRLLEVDQPAYNHNGGCLTFGPDGMLYAAFGDGGPQEDPPGNSQNPKVLLGSMIRINVDEADGARAYSIPPDNPFLAAHQADPAVRPETWAIGFREPWRFTFDSLTGDLWLGDVGQNKFEEISLVKRGENHGWNVREAFAPFSDEYRREGETYTEPLFAYEHGLGFSATGGYVYRARRDSSFYGVYIFGDYNTRRVWGLRQRGGELLDVKELGTAPGGIASFGLDDRAELLLVTYDGGIFHVDLSEAEYE, from the coding sequence ATGCTCCGATTCAGGCTGACACGTTTGATGCTGGCGGCAATGTGTGCCGCGATGGTCGTTTGCTTCGTTGGCCTTCAGCAGGTTCCCGCCGATACGACTTCCGCGGAGATCGAAGCGTACCGAGAATTCGCCATGGCTCACCTCGGCGATCCGGAACGCGGGCGGCGGCTGTTTGAGGAACACGAAACGCTTTCCTGTACGGCCTGCCATCGGATCACTGGTCTGGAAAAGAGCGGGCCGAACCTGGATGGCATCGGCGACAAGTTCACTCGTACGGAACTCATCCGGCAGGTGCTGGAACCGAGTGCAGAGATCAAACCCGGCTACGAACAAACCGTGGTTGTGACGTCCGATGGAGTAACTCTGGCCGGCCGCGTGGAACGTGCGACCAAACTGGAGGTTCGGCTGATCGACGCGAAGGGTAGACAGACGAATTTCGCCCGCGACGACATCGACGAACTGCACGTGTCACTGAAGTCGCTGATGCCGGACAACATCGTCACCACCGTTTCGAAGGAACAGTTTGCGGACATCATCGCCTACATGCAGACTCTGAAGTTTGGTGTGAAGACGGGGCTGGCGGCGGGAGGCCGCGCGGTTGACATCCCGCGTCTGACGAAGCCGGTTCGCTTCATTCCGGCTTCTTCGGATGCCGTTCGTTTCGAGAACCCGGTTTACTGCAACTCAATTCCGGGATTGCCCGGCCAGTTGATGGTTGTTGAGCATGCACTCGCTCGTGTCTGGCGGCTGATACCTGACACTGACAACCCGCGGAAAGAGCTGTTTCTGGATCTCAGTGACGAGGTTCATGTGAGTCCGAATCAGGGAATCATGTGCCTGGCGTTTCACCCGCGGTTTGAAGAAAACGGTCGGTACTTTCTGGAATACGAAGTCGAGGAAGCCGGACAGGTCAGGACCACGATCGCTGAACGCAAAGCTTCCGCCGACCGGCTAAGCGACAGCGGTCAGCCCTCAATTCGACTGCTGGAAGTTGATCAGCCGGCGTACAACCACAACGGCGGCTGCCTCACGTTCGGCCCGGATGGAATGCTGTACGCAGCCTTTGGCGACGGAGGACCGCAGGAAGATCCGCCGGGCAATTCGCAGAACCCCAAAGTCCTGCTGGGTTCCATGATTCGCATTAACGTCGACGAAGCTGACGGCGCGCGGGCGTATTCGATCCCGCCCGACAATCCGTTTCTGGCGGCTCATCAGGCTGATCCCGCTGTGCGTCCGGAAACCTGGGCGATCGGGTTTCGCGAACCGTGGCGGTTTACATTCGACAGCCTGACCGGCGATCTGTGGCTGGGAGACGTCGGGCAAAACAAGTTCGAAGAAATCAGCCTGGTGAAACGCGGTGAGAACCATGGCTGGAACGTCCGCGAGGCCTTCGCGCCGTTCTCTGACGAGTATCGACGTGAGGGGGAAACTTACACCGAACCGCTGTTTGCGTACGAACACGGTTTGGGGTTCTCCGCCACAGGCGGCTACGTGTATCGGGCCAGGCGGGACTCATCGTTTTACGGCGTCTACATCTTCGGCGATTACAACACTCGCCGAGTCTGGGGACTGCGGCAGCGCGGCGGCGAACTGCTGGACGTGAAAGAACTCGGTACGGCACCGGGCGGCATTGCGTCGTTTGGACTGGATGACCGCGCAGAACTGCTGCTGGTGACTTATGACGGCGGCATCTTCCACGTTGATCTGTCAGAAGCGGAGTACGAATGA
- a CDS encoding DUF1592 domain-containing protein, giving the protein MMRRDANIGQRVARQQSYTMPALVFLVCALCCCRTKLRADETADAAFGQPVQSLVSEFCIDCHTGGDASAQLDLAALRRLAVEPNVDAWEKVVRKLRSRQMPPVDVQRPDEETYDAALSALERELDRVAREHPHPGRTETFRRLTRTEYQNAIRDLLAVEIDAADLLPKDEVSHGFDNITVGELSPTLLNRYVTAARKIARTAVGGVSRVPGGDTFRVRPDVTQEDHIPGLPVGTRGGTLILYNFPQSGEYEVTVRLTRDRNEEVEGLRGRHELEVLLDRERVAGFTVEPPPNGSRDFSKVDAHLVARFHVTAGPHKLGVTFPRTSHSLVETSRQPYKARFNMHRHPRLSPAVFQVSITGPYEATGPGDTPSRQLLFVRRPRDSADEDACAKEIISTLARRAWRRDVNDDDISGPMEFFDADRQEAGFEAGIESAVTAVLVNPEFLFRIERDPADSRTGDVYPISDVELASRLSFFLWSSIPDDELLDLAVEGQLRDSEVPGQQVRRMLADERSESLVTNFAGQWLYLRNLESVTPDMRLFPDFDDNLRQAMKQETELFFADIVHNDRSVLDLLRADYTFLNERLAAHYEIPHIQGSRFRRVELEPNGHRGGLLRHGSILTVTSYATRTSPVIRGHWILQNLIGAPPPPPPANVPALKDNTVEASLPVRARLAQHRADPNCAGCHNIMDPVGFALENFDAVGRWRDLEVGEPVDASGGLPDGSEFTGVEGLEDALLRRPELFVGTVVEKLMTYALGRGLDAHDAAAIRNIVRDAAADDYRFSSLIRGVVNSVPFQMRTAE; this is encoded by the coding sequence ATGATGCGGCGCGACGCAAATATCGGCCAGCGCGTGGCTCGTCAGCAAAGTTATACGATGCCTGCATTAGTATTCCTTGTCTGCGCACTGTGCTGTTGCCGGACGAAACTTCGCGCGGACGAAACGGCGGACGCCGCGTTTGGTCAGCCGGTGCAGAGTCTCGTCAGTGAATTCTGCATTGACTGCCACACGGGCGGCGACGCGTCCGCGCAGCTTGACCTGGCCGCTCTTCGGCGATTGGCTGTGGAACCGAATGTTGATGCGTGGGAGAAAGTTGTCCGCAAGCTGCGTTCCCGGCAAATGCCGCCCGTGGATGTGCAGCGTCCTGATGAAGAAACTTACGACGCCGCTCTCTCCGCGCTGGAACGCGAACTTGACCGCGTGGCTCGTGAGCACCCGCATCCCGGACGCACGGAGACCTTCCGCCGACTGACTCGCACGGAGTACCAGAACGCGATTCGCGATCTGCTGGCGGTCGAAATCGACGCCGCTGACCTGCTGCCAAAGGACGAAGTCAGCCACGGGTTTGACAACATCACCGTCGGCGAGCTTTCGCCGACGCTGCTGAATCGCTATGTGACGGCGGCCCGGAAGATCGCTCGAACGGCCGTTGGAGGCGTCAGCCGGGTTCCCGGCGGCGACACCTTTCGCGTGCGGCCCGATGTGACGCAGGAAGACCACATTCCCGGGCTTCCCGTCGGCACGCGCGGCGGCACGCTGATTTTGTACAACTTTCCGCAAAGCGGTGAGTACGAAGTCACAGTGCGCCTGACTCGCGACCGCAACGAAGAAGTTGAAGGCCTGCGTGGACGCCACGAACTGGAAGTCCTGCTGGATCGCGAACGTGTCGCCGGATTCACGGTTGAACCGCCGCCGAACGGCAGCCGTGATTTCAGCAAGGTCGATGCGCATCTGGTCGCGAGGTTTCATGTGACCGCTGGTCCTCACAAGCTGGGAGTCACGTTTCCGCGGACCTCCCATTCGCTCGTGGAAACAAGTCGGCAGCCCTACAAGGCCCGCTTCAATATGCATCGGCACCCGCGCCTGAGCCCGGCTGTGTTTCAGGTGTCGATCACAGGTCCGTACGAAGCGACCGGCCCCGGAGACACTCCCAGCCGACAATTGCTGTTCGTGCGCCGACCGCGAGACTCTGCCGACGAAGACGCCTGCGCGAAGGAAATCATCTCCACATTAGCGCGGCGAGCATGGCGCCGCGATGTCAACGACGACGACATCAGCGGACCGATGGAATTCTTCGACGCCGACAGGCAGGAAGCCGGTTTCGAAGCCGGCATCGAATCCGCTGTGACGGCTGTGCTGGTGAACCCCGAGTTCCTGTTTCGCATCGAGCGTGATCCGGCAGATTCGCGGACCGGCGATGTCTACCCGATCAGCGATGTGGAACTGGCTTCGCGGCTGTCGTTTTTTCTGTGGAGCAGTATTCCCGATGACGAACTGCTCGATCTTGCGGTTGAAGGGCAACTTCGCGACTCGGAAGTTCCTGGTCAGCAGGTGCGACGAATGCTGGCGGATGAACGGTCGGAGTCGCTGGTCACAAACTTCGCCGGACAGTGGCTGTATCTTCGCAATCTGGAATCTGTCACTCCCGATATGCGGCTGTTCCCGGACTTCGACGACAATCTGCGACAGGCCATGAAGCAGGAAACAGAATTGTTCTTCGCGGACATCGTACACAACGACCGCAGCGTGCTGGATCTGCTGCGCGCCGACTACACCTTTCTGAACGAACGGCTGGCGGCTCACTATGAGATTCCGCATATTCAGGGCAGCCGTTTTCGCCGAGTCGAGCTCGAACCGAACGGTCATCGCGGCGGATTGCTGCGGCACGGCAGCATTCTGACCGTCACATCGTACGCCACGCGCACGTCCCCGGTGATTCGAGGGCACTGGATTCTGCAGAACCTGATCGGCGCGCCGCCGCCTCCTCCTCCCGCAAACGTGCCGGCGCTGAAGGACAATACGGTTGAAGCCAGTTTGCCCGTGCGGGCACGGCTGGCTCAGCATCGAGCCGACCCGAATTGCGCGGGCTGCCACAACATCATGGATCCCGTCGGCTTCGCTCTGGAGAACTTCGATGCCGTCGGGCGCTGGAGGGATCTGGAAGTCGGTGAACCGGTCGATGCGTCCGGCGGACTTCCCGACGGCAGCGAATTCACCGGCGTCGAAGGACTGGAAGACGCCCTGCTGCGGCGACCGGAATTGTTCGTCGGTACCGTCGTCGAAAAGCTGATGACGTACGCACTGGGGCGCGGGCTGGATGCTCACGACGCCGCAGCCATCCGCAACATCGTGCGAGACGCCGCAGCCGACGACTACCGCTTCTCGTCGCTGATCCGGGGAGTCGTCAACAGCGTTCCGTTTCAGATGCGAACCGCGGAATGA